The following are from one region of the Tenacibaculum dicentrarchi genome:
- a CDS encoding SusC/RagA family TonB-linked outer membrane protein, protein MNNFKLFVSILLGVFISSTILAQSSTISGVISDGSYPLPGASVVLEGTTTGADTDFDGKFELNKVSFEKVTLKISFIGYQEKRVQVSLSKGAHKKLGTIVLKQLEQQLDEVVITALGIKKEEKALGYSVSNLKAAELNQAKETNLVNALNGKIAGVQITNGSTGVGSTSRVVIRGEASLTSTANGPLFVVDGIPIHNNTIFGTGQNTGGNEMQEVDYGNGASEIDPDNVANISVLKGANAAALYGSRGSNGVILITTKTARRNKGLTVTVNTGTTIEKALRLPKYQNKYGQGWAGKFKYADGLANDLGINDQEDVSWGPEANGQLVTQFDSPTTSGVRAGDIFVRGWVRDANGKIISPTTMPNDIIATPFVARPNNVENFYKTGFTTTFSTAIGFGADKSDFLFSFGSLDNQGIIPNTGLKRKSYRINGSVNLTDKLKISLKSNYIKSSSDNRPSSGYGSESAMYMFTWYGRTVNTSALKNYWQKGYEGLEQYNYNYAWHDNPYFMLNENTNAFNKHRLLGNIQLEYQLLKNLKFQAKTGMDYYADKRASKRAYSTQRFLKGAYKDERVDFTEVNTDFLFSYDKKINDAWNVDVNFGGNQMKQEINFLSSMANGLVIPGLYNLQNSISDVVTTQYKEEKEINSLYGTLGIGYKNKVFVDVTARNDWSSTLPAKNNSYFYPSASVSLLIDKIFEMPEAFSFFKIRGSFAQVGNDTSAYNLKTPYSYQTPYAGNKTLSRSSVLLNENLKPEMSTSYEFGTDLRMFNGAVGVDFTYYKSTSEDQIMSVPITNTVGYSAQIINAGKIENKGIEALLTIKPIRNENFAWTTSLNFSKNQGTVVELTENMDVLTMAYASVYGAETSKVFIQARKGEKLGNMYGRKFERHNGKIVYKDGKPVVNDKLQLLGNYNPDFSLGFKNSFKYKNFDLSVLMDWKQGGTIISRTKQIAAYAGNLDVSENRNNYQDIVPDGVKKVGGEYVALTDADAIGWWSYYKPLYNRKNQQETGIVDATYVKLREIKFGYNVPAYLIKKLGMESLKVSIVGRNLGLWTPSSNPHFDPETLAMQGANVVPGIEDVSYPSSKSYGINFLFKF, encoded by the coding sequence ATGAATAATTTTAAGCTTTTTGTAAGCATATTGCTAGGTGTTTTTATTAGTAGCACAATTTTAGCACAATCTTCTACTATTTCAGGAGTAATTAGCGATGGTAGCTATCCGTTACCAGGTGCAAGTGTAGTGTTAGAAGGAACTACTACTGGAGCAGATACCGATTTTGATGGTAAATTTGAACTGAATAAAGTAAGTTTTGAAAAAGTAACTTTAAAAATATCTTTTATAGGATATCAAGAAAAAAGAGTACAGGTCTCTTTAAGTAAAGGAGCGCATAAAAAGCTAGGAACAATTGTTTTAAAACAGTTAGAACAGCAATTAGATGAGGTTGTAATTACGGCTTTAGGAATTAAAAAAGAAGAAAAGGCTTTAGGATATTCTGTATCAAATTTAAAAGCAGCAGAACTGAATCAGGCAAAGGAAACAAATTTAGTAAATGCTTTAAATGGTAAAATTGCAGGTGTTCAAATTACCAACGGATCTACAGGTGTAGGTTCAACATCAAGAGTTGTAATACGTGGAGAAGCCTCTTTAACATCAACAGCTAATGGTCCTTTATTTGTGGTTGATGGAATCCCAATTCATAACAATACTATTTTTGGTACAGGTCAAAATACGGGTGGAAATGAAATGCAAGAGGTCGATTATGGTAATGGTGCTTCTGAAATTGACCCTGATAATGTAGCGAATATTAGTGTGTTAAAAGGTGCAAATGCGGCAGCTTTATACGGTTCTCGTGGTTCTAACGGAGTCATATTAATAACCACTAAAACAGCAAGACGAAATAAAGGTTTAACCGTTACGGTAAATACTGGTACAACAATCGAAAAAGCGTTGAGGTTGCCAAAATATCAAAATAAATACGGGCAAGGATGGGCAGGAAAGTTTAAATATGCCGATGGATTAGCGAATGATTTAGGTATAAATGATCAGGAAGATGTTTCTTGGGGGCCAGAGGCAAATGGTCAATTAGTTACTCAGTTTGACAGCCCAACAACATCGGGAGTAAGAGCTGGAGATATATTCGTAAGAGGCTGGGTTAGGGATGCTAATGGAAAAATTATATCGCCAACAACAATGCCGAACGATATTATTGCAACACCATTTGTAGCAAGACCAAATAATGTAGAAAATTTTTATAAAACAGGGTTTACAACTACTTTTAGTACCGCAATAGGGTTTGGAGCAGATAAATCAGACTTTTTATTTAGTTTTGGTTCTTTAGACAATCAAGGAATTATTCCTAATACAGGCTTAAAAAGAAAATCATACCGAATAAATGGAAGTGTTAATCTAACCGATAAGTTAAAAATTTCGTTAAAATCAAACTATATAAAATCAAGTAGTGATAATCGCCCAAGTTCAGGATATGGTTCAGAATCGGCAATGTATATGTTTACCTGGTACGGACGAACAGTAAATACATCGGCTTTAAAAAATTATTGGCAAAAAGGCTATGAAGGTTTAGAGCAGTACAACTATAATTATGCTTGGCACGATAATCCTTATTTTATGCTCAATGAAAATACCAATGCTTTTAATAAGCACAGGCTTTTAGGAAATATCCAATTAGAGTATCAATTATTGAAAAATTTGAAGTTTCAAGCAAAAACGGGAATGGATTATTATGCCGATAAAAGAGCCTCAAAAAGAGCTTATAGTACGCAACGGTTTTTAAAAGGAGCTTATAAAGATGAAAGAGTTGATTTTACAGAGGTAAATACCGATTTTTTATTTTCTTATGATAAAAAAATAAATGATGCTTGGAATGTTGATGTAAATTTTGGAGGAAATCAAATGAAGCAAGAAATTAACTTTTTATCGAGCATGGCAAATGGTTTGGTTATTCCAGGGCTTTATAATCTTCAAAATTCTATATCGGACGTAGTAACAACGCAATATAAAGAAGAAAAAGAAATTAATAGTTTATACGGTACGCTAGGTATTGGGTATAAAAATAAAGTTTTTGTAGATGTAACAGCAAGAAACGATTGGTCTTCTACATTACCAGCAAAAAACAATTCATATTTTTATCCATCGGCATCTGTAAGTTTATTGATTGATAAAATTTTTGAAATGCCTGAAGCTTTTAGTTTCTTTAAAATTAGAGGTTCTTTCGCCCAGGTTGGTAATGATACGTCTGCGTATAATTTAAAAACACCATATTCATACCAAACACCCTATGCAGGAAATAAAACATTAAGTAGAAGTTCGGTATTATTAAATGAAAATTTAAAGCCAGAAATGAGTACTTCTTATGAGTTTGGAACAGATTTAAGAATGTTTAATGGAGCTGTAGGAGTCGATTTTACCTATTATAAATCTACTTCTGAAGATCAAATTATGTCGGTTCCAATTACCAATACAGTAGGGTATAGCGCACAAATAATCAATGCGGGTAAAATTGAAAATAAAGGAATTGAGGCTTTGTTAACGATAAAACCTATCCGCAATGAAAATTTTGCTTGGACAACCAGTTTAAACTTTTCTAAAAACCAAGGAACAGTCGTTGAGTTAACAGAAAATATGGACGTTTTAACCATGGCATATGCTTCGGTATATGGTGCGGAAACTTCAAAAGTTTTTATACAGGCAAGAAAAGGAGAGAAGTTAGGAAATATGTACGGAAGAAAATTCGAACGCCATAACGGAAAAATAGTTTACAAAGACGGTAAGCCAGTTGTAAATGATAAGTTACAATTACTAGGAAACTATAATCCAGATTTTTCTTTAGGATTTAAAAATAGTTTCAAATATAAAAACTTTGATTTATCTGTTTTAATGGATTGGAAACAAGGTGGAACAATTATTTCAAGAACAAAACAAATAGCGGCGTATGCTGGAAATTTAGATGTTTCTGAAAATAGAAATAATTATCAAGATATTGTACCTGATGGCGTAAAGAAAGTAGGGGGTGAGTATGTTGCTTTAACCGATGCCGATGCAATAGGTTGGTGGAGTTATTACAAACCGTTGTACAATAGAAAAAATCAACAAGAAACAGGGATTGTAGATGCCACTTATGTAAAATTAAGAGAAATAAAATTTGGCTATAATGTTCCTGCTTATTTGATTAAAAAATTAGGAATGGAATCTTTAAAAGTATCTATAGTAGGTAGAAATTTAGGATTATGGACACCATCGTCAAACCCTCATTTTGATCCAGAAACTTTAGCAATGCAAGGCGCAAATGTTGTTCCAGGAATCGAGGATGTATCGTATCCATCATCAAAAAGTTACGGAATCAATTTTTTATTCAAATTTTAA
- the hisS gene encoding histidine--tRNA ligase: protein MKPSIPKGTRDFSSTEVAKRNYIFNTIKHSFENFGFQPIETPSFENSSTLMGKYGEEGDRLIFKILNSGDYLKKADEKLLSEKNSQKITAQISEKALRYDLTVPFARYVVQHQNDITFPFKRYQIQPVWRADRPQKGRFREFYQCDADVVGSKSLLQEVEFIQLYDTVFSKLGLNGATIKINNRKILSGIAEVIGAKDKLIDFTVALDKLDKIGKEGVVKEMLEKEISQDAIEKVAPLFSFSGTNQDKLSSLSAMLEASEEGLAGVEELRTVANMIEEIGLSSASLELDVTLARGLNYYTGAIYEVAAPKEVKMGSIGGGGRYDDLTGIFGLKDVSGVGISFGLDRIYLVMEELNLFEAVELPKPRVLFLNFNESDNLSKIKAIKNLRENNIKSELYPDTATSNKQQKKQWKYVGSRGIEFVVTDVEKDVFVLKNMTNGEQTTCSLDELKKIIQ from the coding sequence ATGAAACCATCAATTCCAAAAGGAACAAGAGATTTTTCATCAACAGAAGTTGCGAAAAGAAATTATATATTTAATACCATAAAACATTCGTTTGAAAACTTCGGATTTCAACCTATTGAAACGCCAAGTTTTGAAAACTCATCAACCTTAATGGGGAAATATGGCGAAGAAGGAGATCGCTTAATTTTTAAAATTTTAAATTCTGGCGATTATCTAAAAAAGGCTGATGAAAAATTATTGTCTGAAAAAAATAGCCAAAAAATAACAGCTCAAATATCAGAAAAAGCTTTACGTTACGATTTAACAGTGCCATTTGCACGTTATGTAGTACAGCATCAAAATGATATTACGTTTCCTTTTAAAAGATATCAAATTCAACCTGTTTGGAGAGCTGACCGTCCGCAAAAAGGACGTTTCAGAGAGTTTTATCAATGTGATGCCGATGTTGTAGGAAGTAAATCATTATTACAAGAAGTTGAATTTATTCAATTATACGATACTGTTTTTAGTAAGTTAGGTTTAAACGGTGCGACTATCAAAATTAATAATCGTAAAATATTATCTGGAATTGCTGAAGTTATTGGTGCAAAAGATAAATTAATAGATTTTACAGTAGCTTTAGATAAGTTAGATAAAATAGGAAAAGAAGGTGTTGTAAAAGAAATGCTTGAAAAAGAAATTTCACAAGATGCCATTGAAAAAGTAGCGCCGTTATTTAGTTTTTCAGGAACTAATCAAGATAAATTAAGTTCTTTAAGTGCGATGTTAGAAGCATCCGAAGAAGGTTTAGCAGGGGTAGAAGAATTGCGTACTGTTGCAAATATGATTGAAGAAATTGGTTTATCATCAGCAAGTTTAGAGTTGGACGTAACTTTAGCACGTGGTTTAAATTATTATACGGGTGCAATTTATGAAGTTGCTGCACCTAAGGAAGTAAAAATGGGCTCTATCGGTGGTGGAGGTCGTTACGATGATTTAACAGGGATTTTTGGTTTAAAAGATGTTTCTGGAGTTGGAATTTCTTTCGGATTAGACAGAATTTACTTGGTGATGGAAGAATTAAACTTGTTTGAAGCAGTTGAATTACCAAAACCAAGAGTATTATTTTTAAATTTTAATGAATCGGATAATTTATCAAAAATAAAAGCGATTAAAAATTTAAGAGAAAATAATATAAAATCAGAATTATATCCTGATACCGCAACGAGTAATAAACAACAAAAGAAACAATGGAAATATGTTGGAAGTAGAGGCATAGAATTTGTAGTTACTGATGTTGAGAAAGATGTATTTGTCTTAAAAAATATGACAAACGGAGAGCAAACTACTTGTTCTTTAGATGAATTGAAAAAAATAATACAGTAA
- a CDS encoding YihY/virulence factor BrkB family protein: protein MTKSIETKLKKIPIINLLVLFFKEIKIPGLQGMSLYDLFEMYVIGIVKGALTTRAGGIAFSFFMAVFPFMLFILSLIPYIPIDGFQENLFGLIQEMLPPKTFDAVDMVLKDIINNQYGGLLSFGFLASIFLMTNGVNAIFGGFEYSYHVKEMRSVFKAYFISLGVSLLMSFFLIITVVLIILYQVALARIDQNGWFHPDDLDLFYWGRGLFFLIMIFTIVSLLFRFGTTQGKEIKFFSPGAILTTVLSLLSFYAFGIYVVEFSTYNQLYGSIGALLILMLFIWINAIILLLGFELNASIYRLKRSHKTS from the coding sequence ATGACAAAATCAATAGAAACTAAGCTAAAAAAAATACCTATAATTAATTTATTGGTTCTTTTTTTTAAGGAAATTAAAATTCCAGGATTACAAGGGATGTCTTTGTACGATTTGTTTGAAATGTACGTTATTGGTATTGTAAAAGGTGCATTAACAACAAGAGCTGGAGGAATTGCATTTAGTTTTTTTATGGCTGTTTTTCCGTTTATGCTTTTTATATTATCGCTTATTCCGTATATTCCTATTGATGGATTTCAAGAAAATCTCTTCGGGTTAATTCAAGAAATGTTACCTCCAAAAACTTTTGATGCCGTAGATATGGTACTAAAAGATATTATTAATAATCAATATGGAGGTTTGTTATCTTTTGGTTTTTTGGCTTCTATTTTTTTAATGACAAATGGTGTAAATGCTATTTTTGGTGGCTTTGAATATTCATATCATGTAAAAGAAATGAGAAGTGTTTTTAAAGCATATTTTATTTCATTAGGTGTTTCATTATTGATGTCATTTTTTTTAATTATAACGGTTGTATTAATTATTTTATATCAAGTTGCTTTAGCTAGAATAGACCAAAATGGTTGGTTTCATCCTGATGATTTAGATTTGTTTTATTGGGGTAGGGGCTTATTCTTTTTAATTATGATTTTTACTATTGTTTCCTTATTATTTCGTTTTGGTACAACTCAAGGAAAGGAAATTAAATTCTTTTCACCAGGTGCAATATTAACAACTGTTTTGTCGCTTCTTTCATTTTATGCTTTCGGAATTTATGTGGTAGAGTTTTCTACTTATAATCAGTTATATGGCTCCATTGGAGCACTCTTAATTTTAATGCTTTTTATTTGGATAAATGCCATTATTTTATTGTTAGGTTTTGAATTAAACGCATCAATTTACCGATTAAAACGCAGCCATAAAACTTCGTAA
- the folE gene encoding GTP cyclohydrolase I FolE: MFEVNSNEMNEDRIDDIGDNHVGTSAKNPLRDDAFDLSDQEKIAKIQESVKDILETLGMDLTDDSMQGTPKRVAKSFVNEIFMGLNPANMPKASTFENNYNYGEMLVEKNIVVYSTCEHHLLPIIGRAHVAYISGGRVIGLSKMNRLVEYFSKRPQVQERLTMQIVQAMQEALGTQDVACVIDAKHLCVNSRGIKDIESSTVTAEFGGKFKNKETKREFLDYLKMNTDFN, from the coding sequence ATGTTTGAAGTGAACAGCAACGAAATGAATGAAGATAGAATCGATGATATAGGAGATAATCATGTAGGAACCTCGGCTAAAAATCCTTTAAGAGATGATGCTTTTGATTTATCTGACCAAGAAAAAATAGCTAAAATCCAAGAAAGTGTTAAAGATATTTTGGAAACCTTAGGAATGGATTTAACCGATGATAGCATGCAAGGAACGCCAAAACGTGTTGCAAAATCATTTGTGAATGAAATTTTTATGGGATTGAATCCTGCAAATATGCCAAAAGCATCTACTTTCGAAAATAATTATAATTATGGCGAAATGTTGGTGGAGAAGAATATCGTTGTATATTCTACTTGCGAGCATCACTTATTGCCAATTATAGGACGTGCGCATGTGGCGTATATTTCTGGCGGAAGAGTTATAGGTTTATCAAAAATGAATCGTCTTGTTGAATATTTTTCAAAAAGACCACAAGTACAAGAGCGTTTAACCATGCAAATTGTACAAGCAATGCAAGAAGCTTTAGGAACGCAAGACGTAGCCTGTGTTATTGATGCAAAGCATTTGTGTGTAAATTCAAGAGGAATAAAAGATATTGAAAGCTCAACGGTTACTGCTGAGTTTGGCGGTAAGTTTAAAAATAAAGAAACAAAGCGTGAGTTTTTAGATTATTTAAAAATGAATACTGATTTTAATTAA
- a CDS encoding M3 family metallopeptidase, translated as MKKQIIVATTIALAVSCTTNPSEKAKKDTNTVKTENTINIANNPLLVKSTLAYGAPDFTKIKNEHFMPAILEGMKLQNQAIQQIIANKEAANFKNTVLALEQSSATLDNVTAVFYGLTGAHTNDTLKSIQKELAPKFSKHSDDILLNTPLFAKIKTVYNTLETTNLDAESTHLVKEYYKNFVKAGANLSEDKKAVLKDINSEIATLSNDFGKKLLDASKKGGVIITDVKKLKGFSSDKIKSLEKKSDNTKTYEIQLVNTTQQSSLQSLENREVRKELYEKSIHRADSGTYDTSELVQKMVSLRAKKAQILGFENYASWSLQGTMAKTPAKVFEMFEGLIPESLEKASEEKKEIQAEMNKQVKGATLAAYDWNHYAEKVRKSKYNLNEDEIKPYFEMTTVLEKGVFYAATKLYGITFKKRTDLPVYHKDVVVYEVFEEDGSKLGLFYGDFFARDSKRGGAWMSSFVKQSKLRNQKPVIYNVCNSPKPAKGEPALISFDEVETMFHEFGHALHGLFGNQKYASISGTSTARDFVEFPSQFNENWSTHPAILNNYAVHYKTGKVIPAELLKKIKDAGTFNQGYSMIENLASSSLDMKWHTVSASTKIEDVANFEEAALTEMKLKLAEIPPRYRSTYFAHIFSGGYGAGYYSYLWTEMLSHDAYAWFKDNGLLTRENGQKFREQVLSKGNTMDYAKMYQNFAGRNPEATPMLKARGLK; from the coding sequence ATGAAAAAACAGATCATCGTAGCAACAACAATTGCTTTGGCAGTATCTTGTACTACAAACCCAAGCGAAAAAGCTAAAAAAGATACAAACACCGTGAAAACAGAAAATACCATAAATATTGCAAATAATCCTTTGTTGGTTAAAAGCACTTTAGCGTACGGAGCGCCTGATTTTACTAAAATTAAGAACGAGCATTTTATGCCTGCTATTTTAGAGGGTATGAAATTACAGAACCAAGCGATTCAACAAATAATTGCCAATAAAGAAGCGGCAAACTTTAAAAACACCGTTTTAGCTTTAGAGCAAAGTAGCGCAACTTTAGACAACGTTACCGCTGTTTTTTACGGATTAACAGGCGCACATACAAACGATACGCTTAAAAGTATTCAAAAAGAATTAGCACCAAAATTTTCTAAACATTCCGATGATATTTTATTAAATACCCCATTGTTTGCTAAAATTAAAACAGTGTACAATACTTTAGAAACTACTAATTTAGATGCTGAAAGCACACATTTAGTAAAAGAGTATTATAAGAATTTTGTAAAAGCAGGTGCTAATTTATCCGAAGATAAAAAAGCAGTTTTAAAGGATATAAATTCTGAAATAGCAACTTTATCGAACGATTTTGGTAAAAAATTATTAGACGCAAGTAAAAAAGGCGGTGTTATAATTACTGATGTTAAAAAATTAAAAGGTTTTTCTTCGGATAAAATAAAATCATTAGAAAAAAAATCTGATAATACTAAAACTTATGAAATTCAGCTGGTAAATACTACACAGCAGTCATCATTACAAAGTTTAGAAAACAGAGAAGTTCGTAAAGAATTATATGAAAAATCTATTCACAGAGCCGATTCAGGTACTTACGATACCAGTGAATTAGTACAAAAAATGGTTTCTTTAAGAGCTAAAAAAGCGCAAATTTTAGGTTTTGAAAATTATGCAAGTTGGAGTTTGCAAGGAACGATGGCAAAAACACCCGCTAAGGTTTTTGAAATGTTTGAAGGTTTAATTCCAGAATCTTTAGAAAAAGCATCCGAAGAAAAAAAAGAAATTCAGGCTGAAATGAACAAGCAAGTTAAAGGAGCAACTTTAGCAGCTTATGATTGGAATCATTATGCCGAAAAAGTACGCAAATCAAAATATAATTTAAATGAAGATGAAATAAAACCCTATTTCGAAATGACCACCGTTTTAGAAAAAGGAGTGTTTTATGCCGCTACAAAATTATACGGAATTACCTTTAAAAAACGTACCGATTTACCAGTTTATCATAAAGATGTTGTTGTGTATGAAGTTTTTGAAGAAGACGGAAGCAAGTTAGGTTTATTTTATGGTGATTTCTTTGCCAGAGATAGTAAACGTGGTGGTGCGTGGATGAGTTCTTTTGTAAAACAATCAAAATTACGTAATCAAAAACCTGTAATTTATAACGTATGTAATTCACCAAAACCAGCCAAAGGAGAACCTGCTTTAATTAGTTTTGATGAGGTTGAAACAATGTTTCATGAATTTGGACACGCATTACACGGATTATTCGGAAATCAAAAATATGCTTCTATTTCAGGTACAAGTACCGCTAGAGATTTTGTAGAATTTCCTTCTCAATTTAATGAAAACTGGTCTACACATCCAGCTATTTTAAATAATTATGCAGTACATTATAAAACAGGAAAAGTAATTCCTGCTGAGTTATTGAAAAAAATTAAAGATGCAGGAACTTTTAATCAAGGATATTCAATGATTGAAAATTTAGCATCGTCGAGCTTAGATATGAAATGGCACACGGTTTCTGCAAGTACTAAAATTGAAGATGTAGCAAATTTTGAAGAAGCTGCCTTAACTGAAATGAAATTAAAACTTGCCGAAATTCCACCAAGATACCGCTCTACCTATTTTGCACATATTTTTAGCGGCGGATATGGCGCTGGATATTATTCATATTTATGGACAGAAATGCTAAGCCACGATGCCTACGCTTGGTTTAAAGACAATGGATTATTAACACGTGAAAACGGGCAAAAATTCCGTGAGCAAGTTTTATCAAAAGGAAACACGATGGATTATGCAAAAATGTATCAAAATTTTGCAGGAAGAAACCCAGAGGCTACACCAATGTTAAAAGCAAGAGGTTTAAAGTAG
- the nadC gene encoding carboxylating nicotinate-nucleotide diphosphorylase, producing MISKEQFNKELNLIITNAIREDIGDGDHTSLSCIPADAMGKAKLLVKDQGIIAGVEFAKMVFNYVDADLKVETFINDGDSVKYGDIVFYVTGKSQSILMAERVVLNAMQRMSAIATKTAFFADLLKGTNTKVLDTRKTTPGIRAIEKWAVKIGGGENHRFALYDMVMIKDNHIDFAGGITQAITKTKEYLADKKLDIKIIVEARSLEEIKEILSNKGVYRILIDNFNYEDTRKAVALIGDICLTESSGGINEETIRKYADCGVDFISSGALTHSVYNLDLSLKAVD from the coding sequence GCGATTCGTGAAGATATTGGCGATGGCGATCACACCTCATTATCATGTATTCCTGCAGATGCTATGGGTAAAGCAAAATTATTGGTAAAAGATCAGGGGATTATTGCAGGAGTTGAATTTGCTAAAATGGTTTTTAACTATGTTGATGCCGATTTGAAAGTAGAAACTTTTATTAACGATGGTGATTCTGTAAAATATGGCGACATTGTTTTTTATGTAACAGGAAAATCGCAATCTATATTAATGGCAGAGCGTGTGGTTTTAAATGCCATGCAACGTATGAGTGCTATTGCTACGAAAACTGCTTTTTTTGCTGATTTATTAAAAGGAACAAACACCAAAGTATTAGATACGCGTAAAACAACGCCTGGAATTCGTGCTATTGAAAAATGGGCGGTAAAAATTGGTGGCGGCGAAAACCATCGATTTGCTTTGTACGACATGGTGATGATTAAAGACAATCATATTGATTTTGCGGGCGGAATTACACAGGCAATTACTAAAACTAAAGAATATTTAGCTGATAAAAAATTAGATATTAAAATTATTGTAGAAGCACGAAGTTTAGAAGAAATCAAAGAAATTTTATCAAATAAAGGCGTGTACAGAATTTTAATCGATAATTTTAATTATGAAGATACTCGCAAGGCAGTTGCTTTAATTGGCGATATTTGTTTAACAGAATCATCAGGAGGAATTAACGAAGAAACCATCCGTAAATATGCCGATTGTGGTGTCGATTTTATTTCATCAGGTGCTTTAACGCATTCGGTTTATAATTTAGATTTAAGTTTAAAAGCAGTAGATTAA